Proteins from a single region of Desulfovibrio sp.:
- a CDS encoding monovalent cation/H+ antiporter subunit D family protein — MEIVASVKPLAAVLSALIGACMVMLSRRSPNVRESWSLVAALVMFGIILSMVPDVAPQPVGRGLTLHQTLFPILPGLSVSFRADAFSMVFALVGSFLWVITIFYSAGYMRSLEEHAQTRFNACFALTLFGAMGVAFADNLFTLYLFYEVVSICTYPLVAHHQDEESYSGGRKYIVYLTTTAKGLVLPAMILIYVLTGTLDFTHNSHLSVLTPEINTTLVTILYVCCLLGFAKNGIMPFHNWLPGAMVAPTPVSALLHAVAVVTVGVFCTTRVMLYVFGTDLMTRLNLGVPTAYFVSFTILMASIIALSKDNLKARLAYSTVSQLSYIILGVALLTVDGIQGGVVHMANHAFAKITLFFCAGAVYVATHKKCISEMSGLGRSMPITFAAFAVASLSMIGAPPVAGFVTKWKLLTGAMEMPTHAMGILLVLLASTLLNVAYFAPVTFKAFFGKRPEGEPETGMREAPMAMVIPILVAAAISVILGIYPDIIMVFVKAVTG, encoded by the coding sequence ATGGAGATTGTTGCATCCGTAAAACCGCTGGCAGCCGTGCTTTCGGCCCTGATAGGGGCCTGCATGGTCATGCTTTCCAGACGGTCCCCCAACGTGCGTGAGTCCTGGTCGCTGGTAGCGGCGCTGGTCATGTTCGGCATTATCCTTTCAATGGTGCCGGATGTGGCCCCGCAGCCCGTGGGGCGCGGCCTTACGCTGCACCAGACGCTCTTTCCCATACTCCCCGGCCTTTCGGTGAGTTTTCGCGCCGACGCCTTTTCAATGGTCTTTGCCCTGGTGGGTTCATTCCTGTGGGTCATCACCATCTTCTATTCGGCAGGCTACATGCGCAGCCTGGAAGAACACGCCCAGACGCGCTTTAACGCCTGTTTTGCCCTGACCCTTTTCGGGGCCATGGGCGTGGCCTTTGCGGACAACCTTTTTACGCTCTACCTGTTCTACGAGGTGGTGAGCATCTGCACCTACCCCCTGGTGGCCCACCATCAGGATGAGGAAAGCTACAGCGGCGGGCGCAAGTACATCGTGTACCTGACCACCACGGCCAAGGGCCTTGTGCTTCCTGCCATGATACTCATCTACGTGCTCACCGGCACGCTGGACTTCACCCACAACAGCCATTTGAGCGTTCTTACCCCTGAGATAAACACGACGCTCGTGACCATTCTTTACGTCTGCTGCCTGCTGGGCTTTGCCAAAAACGGCATCATGCCCTTCCACAACTGGCTGCCGGGCGCAATGGTGGCCCCCACACCGGTTTCCGCCCTGCTGCACGCCGTGGCAGTTGTTACCGTGGGCGTGTTCTGCACCACGCGGGTCATGCTCTATGTCTTTGGCACCGACCTCATGACCAGGCTCAACCTGGGCGTGCCCACGGCCTACTTTGTTTCCTTTACCATTCTGATGGCTTCAATCATTGCCCTGAGCAAGGACAACCTCAAAGCCCGTCTGGCCTATTCCACAGTGAGCCAGCTTTCCTACATCATACTTGGTGTGGCTCTGCTCACCGTGGACGGCATACAGGGCGGCGTGGTGCACATGGCCAACCACGCTTTCGCCAAGATCACGCTCTTCTTCTGTGCTGGCGCTGTATATGTGGCCACCCACAAAAAGTGCATTTCCGAGATGAGCGGCCTTGGCCGTTCCATGCCCATCACCTTCGCCGCGTTTGCCGTGGCCTCGCTTTCAATGATTGGCGCGCCGCCGGTAGCGGGCTTTGTCACCAAGTGGAAGCTGCTGACCGGGGCAATGGAAATGCCCACGCACGCCATGGGCATTCTGCTCGTACTGCTGGCCAGTACCCTGCTCAACGTGGCCTACTTCGCGCCCGTGACCTTCAAGGCCTTTTTCGGCAAGCGCCCGGAGGGAGAGCCTGAAACCGGCATGCGCGAAGCCCCGATGGCCATGGTTATTCCCATCCTCGTCGCGGCGGCCATATCCGTAATTCTGGGCATCTATCCCGACATCATCATGGTTTTTGTGAAGGCGGTGACAGGATGA
- a CDS encoding Na(+)/H(+) antiporter subunit D, whose amino-acid sequence MMIDTWIHPSAILLAGAVILPCLPKAWRKIFLVMVPLLAFADVVSMQGHNGVFGSLRFMDATMIFGRVDALSMVFAYIMSLMCIIGTVYGLHVENPLEQSAAWVYVAGSLGVIFCGDYLTLFLFWEIMAFSSVFLVWFRRRKESLATGYRYLLVHTAGGLMLLAGIVLRYKATGGDMSFGPIGVDSPQLYTWLILAGFLLNAAVPPLHAWLPDAYGEATVAGAVFMCAFTTKTAVYALARGFAGMEILVPLGVIMALYGVVYAVLENDARRLLAYHIISQVGYMVAGVGIGTQLAINGACAHAFAHILYKGLLFMGCGAVLQMTGTSKFTELGGLYKKMPKTFLYTLVGGLSISAFPLFSGFVSKAMIVAAGYEVHNYWAAFLLTLASAGTFLHTGLKVPYFIWFGKNNCSKKTWQRAGDPPKNMQLAMFMAAALCIFVGCYTPYLYDMLPFPQAAAAYHPYTAYHVAETLQILLFTALGFFLLLKKLSPEPTISLDLDWFYRKGGRLFYWLARKPVQTADTAVGEAWNKEGIVPLMRTARFWSWFDWHVIDTVVDGTARGVRALGGKLRLVQRGRLQISITYMAVLMAFALAFLALA is encoded by the coding sequence ATGATGATTGATACCTGGATTCATCCCTCGGCCATCCTGCTGGCTGGAGCCGTCATTCTGCCCTGTCTGCCCAAGGCGTGGCGCAAGATCTTCCTGGTTATGGTGCCCCTGCTGGCCTTTGCGGACGTGGTGAGCATGCAGGGTCACAATGGCGTGTTCGGAAGCCTGCGCTTTATGGACGCCACCATGATATTCGGCAGGGTGGACGCCCTGAGCATGGTCTTTGCCTACATCATGTCGCTCATGTGCATTATTGGCACGGTCTACGGGCTGCATGTGGAAAACCCGTTGGAGCAGTCCGCTGCCTGGGTTTATGTGGCGGGATCGCTGGGGGTCATCTTCTGCGGCGACTACCTGACGCTCTTCCTTTTCTGGGAGATCATGGCCTTTTCGTCGGTATTTCTGGTCTGGTTCCGCCGCCGCAAGGAATCGCTGGCCACAGGCTACAGATACCTGCTGGTGCATACGGCTGGCGGCCTCATGCTGCTGGCGGGCATTGTGCTGCGCTACAAGGCCACTGGCGGCGACATGTCCTTCGGCCCCATTGGCGTGGATTCACCGCAGCTTTACACCTGGCTCATCCTGGCCGGATTTCTGCTCAACGCGGCTGTGCCGCCGCTGCACGCATGGCTGCCTGACGCCTATGGCGAAGCCACAGTGGCCGGCGCGGTGTTCATGTGCGCCTTTACCACCAAAACAGCCGTGTACGCCCTGGCAAGAGGCTTTGCGGGCATGGAAATTCTGGTGCCGCTCGGCGTCATCATGGCTCTGTACGGCGTGGTCTACGCCGTGCTTGAAAACGACGCACGGCGGCTGCTGGCCTACCACATCATCAGCCAGGTCGGTTACATGGTGGCCGGTGTGGGCATAGGCACGCAACTGGCCATCAATGGCGCATGCGCTCACGCCTTTGCCCATATTCTCTACAAGGGCCTGCTCTTCATGGGCTGCGGCGCAGTGCTGCAGATGACCGGAACCAGCAAGTTCACGGAGCTTGGCGGGCTGTACAAAAAAATGCCCAAAACCTTCCTCTATACCCTTGTTGGCGGCCTTTCCATCTCCGCCTTCCCCCTGTTCAGCGGTTTTGTGAGCAAGGCCATGATCGTGGCCGCCGGGTACGAAGTGCACAATTACTGGGCCGCGTTCCTGCTCACGCTGGCCTCTGCAGGTACGTTCCTGCACACCGGACTCAAGGTTCCCTACTTTATCTGGTTCGGCAAAAACAACTGCTCAAAAAAGACGTGGCAGCGCGCGGGCGATCCGCCCAAGAACATGCAGCTGGCCATGTTCATGGCTGCTGCCCTGTGTATCTTTGTGGGCTGCTACACCCCGTATCTCTATGACATGCTGCCCTTCCCGCAGGCTGCGGCCGCATATCACCCCTACACTGCCTACCATGTGGCGGAAACGCTTCAGATCCTGCTGTTTACGGCTCTGGGCTTCTTTTTGCTGCTCAAAAAGCTTTCGCCGGAACCCACCATCAGCCTGGATCTGGACTGGTTTTACCGCAAGGGCGGCAGGCTTTTTTACTGGCTTGCGCGCAAGCCCGTACAAACGGCCGACACGGCAGTGGGCGAAGCCTGGAACAAGGAAGGCATTGTGCCGCTCATGCGTACGGCCCGCTTCTGGTCATGGTTTGACTGGCACGTCATTGATACCGTGGTTGACGGCACTGCCCGCGGCGTGCGGGCGCTGGGCGGCAAACTGCGGCTCGTGCAGCGCGGCAGGTTGCAGATCAGCATCACCTATATGGCCGTCCTGATGGCCTTTGCACTCGCGTTCCTGGCCTTGGCCTGA